A window of the Miscanthus floridulus cultivar M001 chromosome 14, ASM1932011v1, whole genome shotgun sequence genome harbors these coding sequences:
- the LOC136503987 gene encoding uncharacterized protein → MTSNYHVKHINFYVADFNTAYHAILGQPALAKFIAISHYAYLVLKMPLPVGVLALWANLSIAYAYETESLALAEATDLSIQMANVVTDTKTVPADDLEIPSLEPPRASTKSKETKEEEKEVQEIPPAEQLVLTVPSPAAD, encoded by the exons ATGACTAGCAACTACCACGtcaagcacatcaacttctacgtcgccgacttcaacaccgcctaccacgccatacttggtcagccagctctggccaagttcatagCCATAtcgcactatgcctatctggtgctgaagatgcctttgcctgtaggagttctagccctatgggccaacctctccatcgcctacgcctacgagacagagagtcttgccctcgccgaagccaccgacctctccatccagatggctaacGTGGTCACCGACACTAAGACGGTGCCCGCCgacgacctagagatcccatcgctggagcctcctcgcgcctccaccaagtccaaggaaacaaaggag gaagagaaggaagttcaagaaatcccccctgccgagcagttggtacttacagtaccttcgccggccgccgactag
- the LOC136503988 gene encoding inactive protein RESTRICTED TEV MOVEMENT 2-like, translating into MDRWQSAAAERVFEDFEPDVEWKLAGEEQDVVEISLTGFRKDQVRVQVDNHGVLRATGERPTRGGRWARFKKDLCLPDNCDSDGVRARFEGEKLIITLPIATATPPPEPRWPPAYSKPPTPTTSISTTPVSYSKLFRGGAASFSIAIVIAITIAATVAADAPTPIATSFPKLF; encoded by the exons ATGGACCGGTGGCAGAGCGCGGCGGCGGAGCGGGTGTTCGAGGACTTCGAGCCGGATGTGGAGTGGAAGCTGGCCGGGGAGGAGCAGGACGTGGTGGAGATCTCGCTGACGGGGTTCCGCAAGGATCAGGTGAGGGTGCAGGTGGACAACCACGGCGTGCTCCGCGCCACCGGCGAGCGCCCCACCAGGGGCGGCCGGTGGGCCAGGTTCAAGAAGGACCTCTGCCTCCCCGACAACTGCGACTCCGACGGCGTCCGCGCTAGGTTCGAGGGCGAGAAGCTCATCATCACGCTCCCCATCGCCACCGCCACGCCGCCGCCAGAGCCTCGCTGGCCTCCTGCATACTCTAAGCCGCCGACAC CCACCACGTCCATCTCCACCACCCCCGTCTCTTATTCCAAGTTATTCCGAGGCGGCGCCGCATCGTTCTCCATCGCCATCGTCATCGCCATCACCATCGCTGCCACCGTCGCCGCCGACGCGCCGACCCCCATCGCCACCTCGTTTCCCAAGTTATTCTGA